In one Zobellia galactanivorans genomic region, the following are encoded:
- a CDS encoding TonB-dependent receptor, giving the protein MAIKIRKLFHFLIALMSFFCFYGIHAQNRAKIPLTTYLQEVEHKFDIKFSYADDDIRDVLVEAPDATELNTILQLIESQTQVLIEKLNDRYYTLTRSTTIDICGTVYDNFKMNTLIGATVTVLGTDFSSVIDENGNFSFKGVPRDAKLQIKYLGYKTLFVNADELVAKEPCKTLLLAQYYQQLEEVVVYEFLTKGLIKQLDGSVQMNSKEFGILPGLIEPDVLQTVQALPGIESIDETVSNINVRGGSNDQNLILWDGIKMYQSGHFFGLISAFNPYLTDKVTLIKNGSSSQYGDGVSGIIDMRTRDSIADTYFAGAGLNLIGGDVYAHLPLNEKLAVQFSARRSLTDFLDTPTYDKFFTRVFEDSQVSRDGNFYFYDFTGKLLYDINHKHKLRLSFININNLLDYSERDIDTNDEIQSALSQTNLSLGASVKSKWNKKLSTSLNAYQTRYKLEAQNISGNAEQVLFQNNEVQETALKLNTNYSLFENLDWLNGYQFIETSISNKTAVTQPPYTSNQRDIVKSHVLFSELTYTSTDNRLYGRAGMRLNYLDNPKSFTKYLLEPRLSMNYAFTNRWKLQLLGEFKSQAVNQIIDLEQNFLGIEKRRWIVSDDDRLPITKSKQGSIGINYDHKTLYIGLEAFYKEVNGISTLTQGFQNQNQFNGETGKYNVKGLEFLINRKTDDYSIWASYTYNLNNYHFSEVLPPDFPNNLDIRHTATFAGTYNINNFKLGLGLNYRTGKPYTEPNIEEPLNTSFFPNRINYQEPNGSRLPEYLRADASAIYDFDIGRKLKASAGISVLNFTGRNNILNTYYRLNETDEIEKVDNVSLGLTPNASFRLRF; this is encoded by the coding sequence ATGGCAATTAAAATTCGTAAACTCTTTCATTTTTTAATCGCCCTCATGAGTTTTTTCTGTTTCTACGGCATTCATGCCCAAAACAGGGCTAAAATTCCCTTGACCACATATCTACAGGAAGTAGAGCATAAGTTTGATATAAAATTCTCTTATGCCGATGACGATATACGCGATGTGCTTGTCGAGGCCCCCGATGCCACCGAACTTAATACCATCTTGCAGCTGATCGAATCGCAAACCCAGGTCTTGATCGAAAAACTGAACGACCGCTACTACACCCTCACCCGAAGCACAACAATCGATATCTGCGGCACGGTTTACGACAACTTTAAAATGAATACCCTTATCGGGGCCACGGTAACCGTACTGGGTACCGATTTTAGTAGCGTCATTGATGAAAACGGAAATTTCTCATTTAAAGGGGTCCCCCGCGATGCCAAACTCCAAATTAAATATTTAGGCTACAAGACCCTTTTTGTCAATGCCGATGAGCTGGTGGCCAAAGAGCCTTGCAAGACCCTGTTGCTCGCCCAATATTACCAACAGCTCGAAGAAGTGGTCGTCTACGAATTTTTGACCAAGGGACTCATAAAACAACTCGATGGCAGTGTTCAAATGAACAGTAAGGAGTTTGGCATTTTACCCGGACTGATAGAACCCGACGTTCTTCAGACCGTTCAGGCCTTACCCGGTATCGAAAGTATAGACGAGACCGTATCGAATATCAACGTACGCGGCGGCAGCAATGACCAAAACCTCATTTTATGGGATGGTATCAAGATGTACCAATCGGGTCATTTTTTTGGGCTGATATCCGCTTTCAACCCCTACCTGACCGACAAGGTCACCCTGATTAAAAACGGAAGCAGCAGTCAATATGGTGATGGCGTAAGCGGCATTATCGATATGCGGACCAGAGACAGTATCGCCGACACCTATTTTGCCGGTGCAGGCCTAAACCTTATCGGCGGCGATGTATACGCCCACCTGCCCCTGAACGAAAAATTGGCCGTTCAGTTTTCGGCGCGAAGATCCTTGACCGACTTTTTAGACACCCCTACTTACGACAAGTTCTTTACCCGTGTCTTCGAAGACAGCCAAGTCTCCCGAGACGGTAATTTTTATTTCTATGACTTTACGGGAAAGCTACTCTACGACATCAACCATAAACACAAACTAAGGTTGAGCTTCATCAATATCAACAATCTCTTGGACTATTCGGAAAGGGACATAGACACGAACGATGAAATTCAAAGTGCATTAAGCCAAACGAACCTATCTTTGGGGGCCTCTGTAAAAAGCAAATGGAACAAAAAGCTCAGCACCTCTTTAAACGCCTACCAAACACGCTATAAACTTGAGGCCCAGAACATATCGGGCAATGCGGAGCAAGTTCTTTTCCAGAACAACGAAGTACAGGAAACCGCATTGAAACTGAACACGAATTACAGCCTTTTCGAAAATTTAGATTGGCTGAACGGCTATCAATTTATTGAAACCTCTATCTCGAACAAGACGGCGGTCACTCAACCTCCCTATACCAGCAATCAGCGTGACATCGTTAAAAGCCATGTGCTGTTTTCCGAATTGACCTACACTTCAACCGATAACAGACTCTACGGCCGTGCGGGTATGCGCCTGAATTATTTGGACAATCCGAAATCGTTCACCAAATATCTTCTTGAGCCCCGATTGAGCATGAACTACGCCTTTACCAACAGGTGGAAGCTACAGCTGTTGGGCGAATTTAAAAGCCAGGCCGTCAATCAGATCATCGACCTAGAACAAAATTTTCTCGGAATAGAAAAACGGCGCTGGATCGTTTCCGACGACGATAGACTACCGATTACGAAAAGTAAACAGGGCTCTATAGGGATCAACTACGACCACAAAACCCTATATATCGGCCTTGAAGCATTTTATAAGGAAGTCAACGGCATCAGTACATTGACCCAAGGATTTCAGAACCAGAACCAATTCAATGGTGAAACGGGAAAGTACAACGTTAAAGGCCTTGAGTTCTTGATCAATAGAAAAACGGACGATTACAGTATATGGGCCAGCTACACCTACAATTTGAACAACTACCACTTTTCGGAAGTTCTGCCCCCCGATTTCCCGAACAACCTAGACATTAGACATACCGCCACCTTTGCGGGCACCTATAATATCAACAATTTTAAACTGGGTCTAGGCTTAAATTACCGTACGGGCAAACCCTACACCGAACCCAATATAGAGGAGCCCTTGAACACCTCCTTTTTTCCAAACCGCATCAACTACCAAGAACCGAACGGCAGTCGCTTACCCGAATACCTACGCGCCGATGCCTCGGCCATCTATGACTTTGACATAGGCAGAAAGCTAAAGGCTTCAGCAGGAATTTCGGTTTTGAATTTTACGGGCCGGAACAATATATTGAATACCTACTATCGCCTCAACGAAACCGATGAAATTGAAAAAGTAGACAACGTTTCCCTAGGTCTGACCCCCAACGCCAGTTTTAGGCTCCGATTTTAG
- a CDS encoding FecR family protein has protein sequence MQENHLAKWLNNDLTEAELAAFKKSAEYASYERIVAASNQLRSPDFNADEALMALKNQRTLKDSKVVQLHPFKKFLRVAAAAAIIMFGSYFYLNTLDKNIVTQYAENKEILLPDNSEVLLNADSELSFSERKWKKERNVSLKGEAFFKVAKGKRFTVATDAGTVAVLGTQFNVENRDGFFEVTCYEGLVSVTFKGKESKLPAGSSFMVIDGKIIETTAPKDEQPSWLNHESSFKSVPLKYVLNEFARQHNIKVEIENIDTDQLFTGTFSNTDTKLALKSISAPSQIKFKFEGSKVLFYGN, from the coding sequence ATGCAAGAAAATCACTTAGCAAAATGGTTGAACAACGACCTCACCGAGGCCGAGCTCGCAGCATTTAAAAAATCTGCCGAGTACGCTTCGTATGAACGAATCGTTGCTGCTTCCAATCAGCTGAGAAGTCCTGATTTCAACGCAGACGAAGCCCTTATGGCCCTAAAGAACCAACGCACCTTAAAAGACAGCAAGGTAGTACAGCTACATCCGTTTAAAAAGTTTTTACGCGTTGCGGCCGCGGCGGCCATAATTATGTTCGGCTCTTATTTTTACCTCAACACTTTAGATAAAAATATAGTGACCCAATATGCCGAAAACAAAGAAATTCTACTCCCCGACAATTCCGAAGTGTTATTAAATGCCGATTCCGAACTTTCGTTCAGTGAACGGAAATGGAAGAAAGAACGCAACGTTTCCCTTAAAGGTGAAGCCTTCTTTAAAGTCGCCAAAGGCAAACGTTTTACCGTTGCCACCGATGCCGGAACCGTTGCCGTATTGGGCACGCAGTTCAATGTAGAGAATAGGGATGGTTTTTTTGAGGTCACCTGCTACGAAGGATTGGTAAGCGTCACCTTTAAAGGCAAGGAAAGCAAACTACCTGCCGGCAGTTCGTTTATGGTAATAGACGGCAAGATTATAGAAACGACGGCACCAAAAGACGAGCAACCTTCTTGGCTGAACCATGAAAGCTCTTTCAAGAGCGTACCGCTCAAATACGTTTTGAACGAGTTTGCGCGACAGCACAACATTAAGGTAGAAATCGAAAATATTGATACCGACCAATTATTTACAGGCACTTTCAGTAATACCGATACTAAGCTTGCCTTAAAAAGCATAAGTGCGCCTTCACAAATAAAGTTTAAATTTGAGGGCAGCAAAGTGCTCTTCTATGGCAATTAA
- a CDS encoding RNA polymerase sigma factor, with product METKNTGNVCEEQVFDAIFKANSKTVFNYIYYKFGNEEKAYDAVQEAFLKLWENCGKVAPDKAKSYVYTVANNIYLNVIKAEKVRLKYADKTLKSTNESPEFLMEEEEFRQKLQRALDRLPENQRSTFLLNRIDGKKYAEIAEMEGVSVKAIEKRMHLALKALREEIEGI from the coding sequence TTGGAAACCAAAAATACAGGCAATGTTTGCGAAGAACAAGTCTTTGATGCAATTTTCAAAGCTAATTCTAAAACGGTTTTCAACTATATATATTATAAGTTCGGCAATGAGGAGAAAGCCTACGACGCCGTTCAGGAAGCATTTTTGAAACTTTGGGAAAACTGCGGTAAGGTAGCTCCTGACAAAGCTAAATCTTATGTATACACAGTAGCGAACAACATATACCTTAACGTGATAAAAGCCGAAAAGGTCCGTTTAAAATATGCCGACAAGACCTTAAAGAGCACAAACGAGTCGCCCGAATTTTTAATGGAGGAGGAAGAATTTAGACAAAAACTCCAGCGTGCACTCGACCGTTTGCCCGAAAACCAACGTTCTACATTTCTATTGAACCGTATAGATGGAAAAAAATATGCGGAAATTGCCGAAATGGAAGGGGTAAGCGTAAAAGCCATTGAAAAAAGAATGCATTTGGCCCTTAAGGCCCTTAGGGAAGAAATTGAAGGAATATAG
- the ffh gene encoding signal recognition particle protein: MFDNLSEKLDKALHTLRGHGQITEINVAETTKEVRRALLDADVNFRIAKEFTNKVKEKALGQDVLTTLQPGQLMVKIVKDELTELMGGETEGINLSGTPSVILMSGLQGSGKTTFSGKLANFLKNKKTKKPLLVACDVYRPAAIDQLHVVGEQIGVEVYSDRGNTDPVAIAQAGIAKAKSEGYNVVIIDTAGRLAVDEEMMNEISEIHKAIQPQETLFVVDSMTGQDAVNTAKAFNDILNFDGVVLTKLDGDTRGGAAISIKSVVDKPIKFIGTGEKMEAIDVFHPSRMAERILGMGDVVSLVERAQEQFDEEEARKIQKKIAKNKFGFDDFLSQIQQIKKMGNIKDLMGMIPGAGKALKGLDIDDDAFKHIEAIIHSMTPDERANPSKLNVSRKKRIAKGSGRDMQEVNQLLKQFDQMSKMMKMMQGGGGKKMMQMMGNMKGMK, from the coding sequence ATGTTCGACAATTTAAGTGAAAAGTTAGATAAGGCGCTCCACACCCTACGGGGACATGGGCAGATTACGGAAATTAACGTTGCCGAGACTACTAAAGAGGTCCGACGGGCTTTGCTAGATGCCGATGTCAACTTTAGAATAGCCAAGGAGTTTACCAATAAGGTCAAGGAAAAAGCCCTAGGGCAAGATGTTTTGACGACCCTTCAACCAGGGCAGTTAATGGTAAAGATCGTTAAAGACGAGCTTACCGAGCTCATGGGAGGCGAGACCGAGGGCATCAACCTTTCCGGTACCCCTTCCGTTATTTTAATGTCCGGGCTTCAAGGTTCGGGTAAAACGACCTTTTCGGGTAAGTTGGCGAACTTCCTTAAGAACAAGAAAACAAAGAAACCTCTTTTGGTAGCTTGTGATGTATACCGTCCTGCGGCTATCGATCAGTTGCACGTAGTAGGAGAGCAGATAGGGGTAGAGGTATATTCCGACCGCGGGAATACCGATCCCGTAGCTATCGCACAGGCCGGTATAGCCAAGGCCAAGTCCGAAGGTTATAATGTGGTCATTATAGATACGGCCGGTCGTTTGGCGGTAGATGAAGAGATGATGAACGAAATCTCTGAAATCCATAAGGCCATTCAGCCCCAAGAAACACTTTTTGTAGTGGATTCGATGACGGGTCAAGATGCGGTCAATACGGCCAAGGCTTTTAACGATATCCTGAATTTTGACGGGGTAGTACTGACCAAGTTGGACGGTGATACGCGTGGTGGGGCGGCAATTTCGATTAAATCGGTTGTTGATAAGCCGATAAAGTTTATCGGTACCGGCGAGAAGATGGAAGCTATAGATGTCTTTCACCCTTCACGTATGGCCGAGCGAATTTTGGGAATGGGCGATGTGGTTTCCTTGGTGGAACGGGCCCAAGAACAGTTCGATGAAGAAGAAGCCCGTAAGATCCAAAAGAAAATTGCCAAGAATAAATTCGGTTTCGATGATTTCCTTTCCCAGATACAACAAATCAAAAAGATGGGAAACATCAAAGATTTGATGGGGATGATACCGGGAGCCGGAAAGGCTTTGAAAGGACTGGATATCGATGATGATGCCTTTAAGCATATCGAGGCCATAATTCACAGTATGACGCCTGATGAGCGCGCTAACCCTTCTAAACTGAACGTAAGCCGTAAAAAGCGAATCGCCAAGGGAAGTGGTAGGGATATGCAGGAAGTGAACCAACTGTTGAAGCAGTTTGACCAGATGAGCAAAATGATGAAGATGATGCAAGGTGGCGGTGGCAAAAAGATGATGCAGATGATGGGCAATATGAAAGGTATGAAATAA
- the folD gene encoding bifunctional methylenetetrahydrofolate dehydrogenase/methenyltetrahydrofolate cyclohydrolase FolD, which yields MKLLDGKKVSNQIKDEIAIEVAGMKERGEKVPHLAAVLVGNDGASLTYVGSKVRSCKKIGFESTLIHLPSETTEEELLQQVHQLNTDPDIDGYIVQLPLPKHIDEEKVLMAVNPDKDVDGFHPTNFGKMALDMETFISATPFGIMELLKRYDVDTEGKHAVVIGRSHIVGRPISILMSQKGKAANCTVTLAHSRTKNIKELTLQADIVVSALGVPHFLKADMVKEGAVIIDVGITRVADETKEKGYYITGDVDFESVGPKASFITPVPGGVGPMTIAMLLKNTLLARERHRNAN from the coding sequence ATGAAATTACTAGACGGAAAAAAAGTATCGAACCAAATCAAGGATGAAATCGCCATAGAAGTGGCGGGAATGAAGGAAAGAGGCGAGAAGGTGCCGCATTTGGCGGCCGTTCTTGTTGGTAACGATGGGGCCAGTTTAACTTACGTGGGCAGTAAAGTGCGTTCGTGTAAAAAGATTGGCTTTGAATCTACTTTGATCCACTTACCGAGTGAAACTACAGAGGAAGAATTGCTGCAGCAGGTCCATCAGTTGAACACCGATCCCGATATTGATGGGTATATCGTGCAACTTCCCTTGCCCAAACATATCGATGAGGAAAAAGTGTTGATGGCGGTAAACCCCGATAAAGACGTAGATGGTTTTCATCCGACCAATTTTGGTAAAATGGCCTTGGATATGGAGACCTTTATTTCGGCCACCCCTTTCGGTATTATGGAACTTCTAAAGCGTTATGACGTAGATACCGAGGGCAAGCATGCCGTGGTAATCGGACGTAGCCATATCGTAGGGAGGCCAATAAGTATCTTAATGAGCCAAAAAGGAAAGGCGGCCAACTGCACCGTAACCTTGGCGCATAGCCGAACAAAAAATATCAAGGAACTTACGCTTCAAGCCGATATCGTGGTGTCTGCATTGGGTGTTCCGCATTTTCTCAAGGCCGATATGGTCAAAGAAGGTGCCGTAATTATCGATGTGGGTATTACCAGGGTAGCCGATGAAACCAAGGAAAAAGGGTATTATATCACCGGAGATGTAGATTTTGAAAGTGTGGGTCCCAAAGCTTCTTTTATCACCCCGGTTCCTGGGGGCGTTGGTCCAATGACCATTGCCATGCTGTTAAAGAACACGCTTTTGGCCAGGGAGCGGCATAGAAATGCCAATTAG
- a CDS encoding sensor histidine kinase → MNPALKAKHILLDPFFDLSMDYLCVAGFDGYFRRVNPAFVRLLGYSEADLYSKPIDNFIYEEDRNLTALQREGLIKNRPLVNFENRYVRKSGELVWLHWTSIPLKDEQLVYAIAKDVTHKKNMESERISHVARLSKINQQLKQLNYTTSHDLRSPVNNLLSLVEMIDCKSGKEEGNLQIIDYIKQSALGLKNSLNSYVDALKENEAETVGLGKVGLREVFEKVQGSISSLINNSKAKFCVDFSGMESVHFNTAYMESIFLNLITNSIKYMRPDVSPEIKIISFQEQGESILTFSDNGLGFDMDKVGGLIFNLNQRFHDTKDSKGVGLFLVHSHVTSLGGTIDVASKVNQGTTFTIKFQS, encoded by the coding sequence ATGAACCCAGCATTAAAAGCTAAGCATATTCTACTAGACCCTTTTTTTGATCTGTCTATGGATTATCTCTGTGTTGCTGGTTTTGATGGGTACTTTCGAAGGGTCAATCCGGCCTTCGTGAGGCTTTTGGGCTATTCAGAGGCCGACCTGTATTCTAAGCCGATCGATAATTTTATTTACGAGGAAGACCGTAACCTGACGGCCTTGCAAAGAGAGGGGCTGATCAAGAATAGGCCTTTGGTGAATTTTGAAAATCGTTATGTCCGTAAATCGGGTGAATTGGTATGGCTCCATTGGACTTCCATACCTTTAAAAGACGAGCAATTGGTTTACGCAATCGCCAAAGATGTAACCCATAAAAAGAATATGGAATCGGAGCGGATCTCCCACGTGGCCCGCCTTTCGAAAATAAACCAACAGCTCAAGCAGTTAAATTACACTACTTCACATGATTTAAGGTCGCCGGTAAACAACTTGCTGAGCCTTGTGGAGATGATAGATTGTAAGAGTGGTAAAGAAGAGGGGAATCTACAGATTATAGACTATATTAAACAATCGGCCCTAGGCTTGAAAAATTCTCTGAACTCGTATGTTGACGCCCTGAAGGAAAATGAAGCGGAAACGGTTGGCTTGGGGAAAGTAGGCCTACGGGAAGTTTTTGAAAAGGTTCAGGGATCTATCAGTTCCTTGATCAATAATTCAAAGGCAAAATTCTGTGTCGATTTTTCCGGCATGGAGAGCGTACACTTCAATACGGCCTATATGGAAAGTATTTTTCTGAACCTGATTACCAACTCCATCAAATATATGAGGCCCGATGTTTCCCCTGAAATAAAGATTATTTCGTTTCAAGAGCAGGGGGAAAGCATTTTGACTTTCTCCGATAACGGTCTCGGATTTGATATGGATAAAGTTGGGGGCTTGATCTTTAACTTAAACCAAAGGTTTCACGATACCAAAGATAGTAAGGGGGTAGGTCTGTTTTTAGTGCATAGCCATGTAACAAGTCTTGGGGGTACTATCGATGTTGCTAGTAAGGTAAACCAAGGAACCACTTTTACTATCAAGTTTCAATCTTGA
- a CDS encoding MFS transporter produces MRFFVSPMSKNYFSFIDPAKSPIFYGYVILVIGTIGIYFSIPGQTIGVSVFTDPVKDALGLSRNQFSNAYMIGTICSSLVIGRAGVWFDRYGARYVAFFAALTLSGALMLCSWSVRMSEFMKHLLKLDTWLVPFVLMALLFFVLRFSGQGVLTMASRNLIMIWFDKNRGKVNAISSVAISFGFSSSPLWVNALIEGYSWQITWQILAVALLFFAILILIFYKNRPEEHGLLPDGEPKKTESDPEHLPLAKQYTAKEAQRTRAFWMYALILAFNSFFITGLTFHVVSVFASEGFPKEDAISIFLPASVVAVTVSLIFNFLSDYLHLKLYLYLMILGGIMASVGFLFLSSVVGIPLLIGGFGILGGFFAVLNAIVWPRFYGRTHLGAITGKVMSFLILASALAPSIFSLCFSTFDTYRPLGYLGLGFLLFLALASVKANNPQ; encoded by the coding sequence TTGCGCTTTTTCGTTTCGCCGATGTCCAAAAACTATTTTTCCTTTATCGACCCCGCTAAAAGTCCTATTTTCTATGGCTATGTCATTTTGGTTATCGGTACGATCGGTATTTATTTTAGTATACCGGGGCAGACCATAGGGGTGTCGGTGTTTACCGATCCAGTAAAAGACGCACTCGGGTTGAGCAGAAATCAATTTAGCAATGCCTATATGATCGGAACCATTTGTAGTTCGTTGGTCATTGGCCGGGCCGGTGTTTGGTTCGATCGCTACGGGGCACGTTATGTGGCTTTCTTTGCCGCCCTGACACTTTCCGGGGCGCTTATGTTGTGCTCGTGGTCGGTGCGGATGAGCGAATTTATGAAGCACCTTTTGAAGCTCGATACCTGGCTTGTGCCCTTTGTATTGATGGCCTTGCTGTTTTTTGTGCTGAGGTTTTCGGGTCAAGGTGTACTCACCATGGCATCAAGAAACCTGATTATGATATGGTTCGATAAAAACCGTGGAAAGGTCAATGCCATTAGTAGTGTGGCTATTTCCTTTGGTTTTTCTTCTTCCCCGCTTTGGGTAAATGCTTTGATAGAGGGTTATAGCTGGCAAATTACATGGCAGATATTGGCGGTAGCCTTATTGTTTTTCGCTATTTTGATTTTAATATTCTATAAGAACCGGCCCGAAGAGCACGGTCTGTTGCCCGATGGGGAACCTAAGAAAACGGAAAGCGACCCTGAACACCTACCCCTGGCGAAACAGTACACCGCCAAAGAGGCCCAGCGTACAAGGGCATTTTGGATGTATGCCTTGATATTGGCCTTTAATAGTTTTTTTATAACGGGACTCACCTTTCACGTAGTATCGGTATTTGCCAGTGAAGGCTTTCCTAAAGAGGATGCGATTTCCATTTTTCTTCCCGCCTCGGTAGTGGCCGTAACGGTATCGTTGATTTTTAATTTCTTGAGTGATTACCTTCATCTCAAATTGTATTTGTATTTGATGATCTTGGGCGGAATTATGGCTTCGGTCGGATTTTTGTTTCTATCCTCTGTCGTAGGTATTCCTCTATTGATAGGTGGGTTTGGTATTTTAGGAGGCTTCTTTGCCGTCTTGAATGCCATCGTTTGGCCGAGGTTTTACGGGCGGACCCATTTAGGGGCCATAACGGGTAAGGTCATGTCGTTCTTGATTTTGGCCAGTGCATTGGCACCGTCCATTTTTAGTTTGTGTTTCTCGACTTTTGATACTTATAGGCCCTTAGGTTATCTAGGTCTGGGCTTTTTGCTTTTTCTGGCCTTGGCGTCGGTAAAGGCCAATAACCCGCAATAA
- a CDS encoding 3-keto-disaccharide hydrolase: MKKIALVLSLAVAIVSCKGETKKEEATVEKASTETKPEIDEWIYLFDGTTTEGWRAYNGDDLPPQWVIKDGALTFDTEKRTEANRKGGKDIIYAAQEFDNFELSWEWKIPEGGNSGLLYHIQEGDWSIPEVSPEYQMLDDLKWEEINNAKLEEWQKTGADYAMHLPDNSQKIVKPAGEWNTSRIIFTPENVEHWLNGKKLLSFVPWSKDWEERKSKGKWKNSPKYGSFKKGYIGFQDHDSPLWLKNVKIRPL, from the coding sequence ATGAAGAAAATTGCCTTGGTGCTATCTCTAGCGGTAGCCATTGTTTCATGTAAAGGTGAAACCAAAAAAGAAGAAGCGACCGTTGAGAAGGCTAGCACCGAAACTAAACCTGAAATTGATGAATGGATTTATCTTTTTGACGGGACAACTACCGAAGGATGGCGGGCGTACAATGGGGATGACCTACCTCCACAATGGGTTATTAAAGACGGGGCTTTGACTTTTGATACGGAGAAAAGAACCGAAGCCAACCGTAAAGGAGGGAAGGATATTATTTATGCCGCCCAAGAGTTCGACAATTTTGAACTGAGTTGGGAATGGAAAATTCCCGAGGGAGGAAATAGCGGATTGTTGTACCATATCCAAGAAGGCGATTGGAGCATTCCCGAGGTTTCTCCCGAATACCAGATGTTGGACGACCTGAAGTGGGAAGAAATCAACAATGCCAAGTTGGAAGAATGGCAAAAAACAGGAGCGGATTACGCCATGCACTTGCCCGATAATAGCCAAAAGATAGTGAAGCCTGCAGGGGAATGGAATACCTCCCGCATCATCTTTACCCCAGAAAATGTGGAGCACTGGCTCAACGGTAAAAAATTACTGTCCTTCGTGCCTTGGTCGAAAGACTGGGAAGAGCGAAAAAGCAAAGGGAAATGGAAAAACAGCCCAAAATACGGTTCTTTTAAAAAGGGCTATATCGGTTTCCAAGATCACGACAGTCCACTTTGGCTTAAGAACGTTAAGATTAGGCCATTATAA
- a CDS encoding Gfo/Idh/MocA family protein — translation MNKREFLKNAATLSTITLLPSGAMAFSKSKKKRLRTAHIGVGNMGGEDLKAISSHAAVDVVALCDVDSELLAKAKALHPDAKTYTDYRVMLKEMKKKIDAVVVSTPDHTHAPASMMAMEMDKPVYCQKPLTHHVTEARAMKKLAKEKNLVTQMGIQVHSFYDYKLATLMIQSGIIGKVHTVRAWSPKNWGYDGPLPEGQDPVPANLDWNLWLGTSSERPYKKGVYHPGNWRKLVDYGCGTLGDMGVHIFDTPYNALELDVPRTITTNCRKPNGFGYPEQNMVTYEFPGTKYTADTLKWVWYDGEGADKQREDLMLPGGEKLHDQGAMFIGEKGRLYLPHFQMLPKVIVDGEYQEIDVEKFNLGEPVRDYESEGKKHYHQFVDACLGTAETSAPFSYASRLTETILLGVIAGRFPNKTLHWDAKSARFAEDEANQFLDSPYREF, via the coding sequence ATGAATAAAAGGGAATTTTTAAAGAATGCTGCTACCTTGTCAACGATTACCCTGTTGCCTTCAGGGGCCATGGCTTTTTCCAAGTCAAAAAAGAAACGCTTGCGTACGGCACACATCGGTGTCGGTAATATGGGCGGTGAAGATTTAAAGGCGATTTCGTCACATGCTGCAGTAGATGTGGTGGCCTTATGTGATGTTGATTCCGAGCTTTTGGCCAAGGCCAAGGCCTTGCATCCGGACGCTAAAACCTATACCGATTATAGGGTGATGTTAAAGGAAATGAAGAAAAAAATCGATGCCGTAGTAGTCTCTACACCAGACCATACCCATGCCCCAGCTTCTATGATGGCCATGGAAATGGACAAGCCTGTATATTGCCAAAAGCCTTTGACGCATCACGTGACCGAAGCAAGGGCCATGAAAAAATTGGCCAAAGAGAAAAATTTGGTTACCCAAATGGGGATTCAGGTGCACTCTTTTTACGACTATAAACTGGCGACCTTGATGATTCAGTCCGGTATCATCGGGAAAGTACACACCGTAAGGGCCTGGTCACCGAAAAACTGGGGTTATGACGGACCGTTGCCAGAAGGACAAGATCCCGTTCCGGCCAATTTAGATTGGAACCTTTGGTTGGGTACTTCGTCCGAAAGACCTTATAAAAAAGGGGTATACCATCCTGGAAACTGGAGAAAACTGGTTGATTACGGTTGTGGTACCCTAGGTGATATGGGGGTTCATATTTTTGATACGCCTTATAATGCCTTGGAACTGGATGTGCCAAGGACCATTACCACTAATTGTAGAAAGCCCAATGGTTTTGGCTATCCGGAGCAGAATATGGTAACTTATGAATTTCCCGGTACAAAATATACGGCAGACACGCTAAAGTGGGTGTGGTATGACGGCGAGGGAGCCGATAAACAACGTGAAGATTTGATGCTTCCCGGTGGTGAGAAGCTCCATGATCAAGGAGCAATGTTCATAGGGGAAAAAGGAAGGTTGTATTTGCCGCATTTTCAAATGCTTCCCAAGGTCATCGTAGATGGGGAGTACCAGGAGATAGATGTTGAAAAATTCAATCTAGGGGAACCGGTTCGCGATTATGAAAGCGAAGGGAAGAAACACTACCATCAATTTGTCGACGCCTGTTTGGGTACTGCAGAAACGAGTGCCCCGTTTTCTTATGCATCGCGTTTAACGGAAACCATATTGTTGGGCGTTATCGCAGGCCGTTTTCCGAACAAGACCCTTCATTGGGACGCTAAATCGGCCAGATTCGCCGAAGATGAGGCCAATCAGTTTTTAGATTCGCCTTATAGGGAATTTTAA